The following coding sequences are from one Paracoccus alcaliphilus window:
- a CDS encoding DUF3576 domain-containing protein, which produces MNTARAAKLITATAFCAALAACGGGGSRGGSSDASDRYDPDSRTIWDLVRSNESPHTSVGVNKYLWNASLEVLDFLPIQSVDPFTGVIVTGYGTPPGGGRSYRATIRVADPALDARSLKLSLQGPGGGAVEPGTVRAVEDAILTRARQLRIRDGRL; this is translated from the coding sequence ATGAACACCGCACGCGCCGCGAAGCTGATCACCGCAACGGCCTTCTGCGCCGCGCTTGCCGCATGTGGCGGTGGCGGCAGCCGCGGCGGCTCTTCGGACGCATCGGACCGGTACGACCCCGACAGCCGCACGATCTGGGATCTGGTCCGCAGCAACGAGAGCCCGCATACCTCGGTCGGCGTGAACAAGTATCTGTGGAATGCCAGTCTGGAAGTGCTGGATTTCCTGCCGATCCAGTCGGTCGATCCGTTCACCGGCGTGATCGTGACCGGCTATGGCACGCCTCCGGGCGGGGGACGGTCCTATCGCGCGACGATCCGCGTGGCCGACCCGGCGCTGGATGCGCGCAGCCTGAAGCTGTCCTTGCAGGGGCCGGGCGGCGGCGCGGTCGAGCCCGGCACGGTGCGCGCGGTCGAGGATGCGATTCTGACGCGCGCGCGTCAATTGCGCATCCGGGACGGCCGGTTGTAA
- a CDS encoding porin, with translation MKKALFATTALVLSAGVAAADVTISGYGRTGVIYYEDGVQTGGFNNSQVISRLRMNIDAATSTDQGVDFGARFRLQWDQNNGSRGDGGTTNAGKLYVTSQGLTVEVGNVDTAMDTNGLIYATELGAFDRSVGGNALGGFFAYESSKYGNVNRVGVRALYEIDNLTVQASYVDPDQTGALEAFHKEEISFSVDYVWNDVLELSAAASLNAAGYDDHDVYFVGARYAITEQARIGLNYIDNGDVGSIPGIVGPNTVSDFGKTIALYGDYTLLDGLTNIEAYIANNDGDWTQKETDNAFGIGVNYDLGGARLGASLQRDYQERVTADMGVRFNF, from the coding sequence ATGAAAAAGGCTCTTTTCGCCACGACCGCCCTGGTGCTGTCGGCCGGCGTCGCCGCCGCTGACGTGACCATCTCGGGCTATGGCCGCACCGGTGTGATCTATTACGAAGACGGTGTTCAGACCGGCGGTTTCAACAATTCGCAGGTCATTTCGCGTCTGCGGATGAACATCGACGCCGCGACCTCGACCGATCAGGGCGTTGACTTCGGTGCCCGCTTCCGTCTGCAGTGGGACCAGAACAACGGTTCGCGCGGCGATGGCGGCACGACCAACGCCGGCAAACTCTACGTGACCAGCCAAGGCCTGACCGTCGAGGTCGGTAACGTCGATACCGCGATGGACACCAACGGCCTGATCTACGCGACCGAGCTTGGCGCATTCGACCGTTCGGTCGGCGGCAACGCCCTCGGTGGGTTCTTCGCCTACGAATCGTCGAAATACGGCAACGTCAACCGCGTCGGCGTTCGCGCTCTCTATGAGATCGACAACCTGACCGTTCAGGCGTCCTATGTCGACCCGGATCAAACCGGCGCGCTCGAAGCGTTCCACAAGGAAGAGATCAGCTTCTCGGTTGACTACGTCTGGAACGATGTTCTGGAACTGTCGGCTGCCGCCTCGCTGAACGCTGCTGGCTATGACGATCACGACGTTTACTTCGTCGGCGCCCGTTATGCGATCACCGAGCAAGCTCGCATCGGTCTGAACTACATCGACAACGGCGACGTGGGTTCGATCCCGGGCATCGTCGGCCCGAACACGGTCAGCGACTTCGGCAAGACCATCGCCCTGTATGGTGACTACACCCTGCTGGACGGCCTGACCAACATCGAAGCCTATATCGCCAACAACGATGGCGACTGGACGCAGAAAGAAACCGACAACGCGTTCGGTATCGGCGTCAACTACGATCTGGGTGGTGCCCGTCTGGGTGCTTCGCTCCAGCGCGACTATCAAGAGCGCGTGACCGCCGACATGGGCGTCCGCTTCAACTTCTGA
- a CDS encoding YggS family pyridoxal phosphate-dependent enzyme, protein MGLEQIKTRITAAETAAGRQPGQVRLIAVSKVQPPDRVESVLDAGQRVFGENYVQEAQGKWPAWRDRFNGVELHMIGPLQSNKAKQAVQLFDAIHTLDRMSLARKLAQQIAEQGRSPDLFIQVNTGDEPQKAGVLADELPGFLASCRDLGLDPQGLMCIPPEADDPVPHFRLLRRLAQENGLPNLSMGMSADFESAIAEGATHIRVGSAIFGARDYG, encoded by the coding sequence ATGGGACTGGAACAGATCAAAACCCGCATCACCGCCGCCGAGACCGCCGCAGGCAGGCAGCCCGGACAGGTCCGCCTGATCGCCGTCAGCAAGGTGCAGCCGCCCGACCGGGTCGAATCCGTGCTCGATGCCGGGCAGCGCGTCTTTGGCGAAAACTATGTGCAGGAAGCGCAGGGCAAATGGCCCGCATGGCGCGACCGCTTCAACGGGGTCGAGCTGCACATGATCGGCCCGCTGCAATCGAACAAGGCGAAACAGGCGGTGCAGCTGTTCGACGCGATCCATACGCTGGATCGCATGTCTCTGGCCCGGAAGCTGGCCCAGCAGATCGCCGAGCAGGGCCGCAGTCCCGATCTGTTCATTCAGGTCAATACCGGGGACGAGCCGCAGAAGGCCGGGGTTCTGGCCGATGAGCTGCCGGGCTTTCTGGCATCCTGTCGCGATCTGGGGCTGGACCCGCAGGGGCTGATGTGCATCCCGCCCGAAGCCGATGACCCGGTGCCGCATTTCCGCCTGCTGCGCCGTCTGGCGCAGGAAAACGGCCTGCCCAACCTCTCGATGGGGATGAGCGCCGATTTCGAATCCGCCATCGCCGAGGGCGCGACCCATATCCGCGTGGGTTCCGCCATTTTCGGCGCCCGCGATTACGGCTGA
- a CDS encoding L,D-transpeptidase family protein — MRALAGMRLTPTGLLFLGRRFPCSIGKTGITATKREGDGATPAGVWRVTGLWYRPDRLARPAAWARAIGPDDLWCDAPGHPAYNHHARAPLAASHERLRRADPLYDLILTTDWNWPDAEPGRGSAIFLHQWRRPGYGTEGCIAFARRDLIWIARRARPGTRIIVDQP, encoded by the coding sequence ATGCGGGCTTTGGCGGGGATGCGGCTGACGCCGACGGGGCTGTTGTTTCTTGGCCGCCGGTTTCCGTGCAGCATCGGCAAGACCGGCATCACCGCCACCAAGCGCGAGGGCGACGGCGCCACCCCGGCGGGTGTCTGGCGGGTGACCGGGCTGTGGTATCGGCCCGACCGGCTGGCGCGTCCCGCGGCATGGGCGCGGGCCATCGGGCCGGACGACCTGTGGTGCGATGCGCCGGGCCATCCAGCCTATAACCACCATGCCCGCGCGCCGCTGGCGGCCAGTCACGAGCGGTTGCGGCGGGCCGACCCGCTTTATGACCTGATCCTGACGACGGACTGGAACTGGCCGGATGCGGAGCCGGGGCGCGGCTCGGCCATCTTTCTGCATCAATGGCGCAGGCCGGGTTACGGGACCGAGGGTTGCATCGCCTTCGCCCGCCGCGACCTGATCTGGATCGCGCGGCGGGCGCGGCCCGGCACCCGGATCATCGTCGATCAGCCGTAA
- a CDS encoding UbiH/UbiF/VisC/COQ6 family ubiquinone biosynthesis hydroxylase — MTAPTRTDVDVLIAGGGLNGPTLALALAGAGLSVAVADARPADDRAARDFDGRAYALALASTRLLRALGLWDELAPLSQPILQVKASQGRAGDGAGPFFLHFDSAEIEEGPVGWMLEDRFLYGALLAAMQDRVRHLPGIAVTGQEPGAAGITATLSDGSQITARVLIGADGRGSGVAERAGIVRRGWDYGQTALVASVDHDLPHDGIAHQYFMATGPLAILPLPGNRSNIVWSETHANARAIAALDDDGFLDVLRPRFGDFMGAIQLAGPRFSYPLSLSLAERYAAPRVALVGDASHGVHPIAGQGLNLGLRDVAALAEVLTDASRRGEDIGAIDVLQRYQTWRRFDATSLALGMDTVNRLFASDNALISAGRGLGMGLVSAIAPLRRRFMRQAAGLSLDPMPRLLSGQPL, encoded by the coding sequence ATGACTGCGCCAACAAGAACCGATGTGGATGTCCTGATCGCGGGGGGCGGGCTGAATGGCCCGACGCTGGCGCTGGCGCTGGCCGGGGCGGGGCTGAGTGTCGCCGTCGCCGATGCGCGACCCGCCGATGACCGTGCGGCCAGGGATTTCGACGGCCGCGCCTATGCGCTGGCGCTGGCCTCGACCCGGCTGCTGAGGGCCCTTGGCCTGTGGGACGAACTGGCCCCGCTAAGCCAGCCGATCCTTCAGGTAAAGGCATCGCAGGGCCGCGCGGGCGATGGCGCCGGGCCGTTCTTTCTGCATTTCGACAGCGCCGAGATCGAGGAAGGCCCGGTCGGCTGGATGCTGGAGGATCGTTTCCTTTATGGTGCGCTGCTGGCGGCGATGCAGGACCGGGTGCGGCATCTGCCGGGCATCGCGGTGACCGGGCAGGAACCCGGCGCGGCAGGCATCACCGCCACCCTGTCGGATGGCAGCCAGATCACCGCGCGGGTGCTGATCGGCGCGGATGGGCGCGGATCGGGCGTGGCGGAACGTGCCGGGATCGTGCGGCGCGGCTGGGATTACGGGCAGACCGCGCTGGTCGCCTCGGTCGATCACGATCTGCCGCATGACGGCATCGCGCATCAGTATTTCATGGCGACGGGTCCGCTGGCGATCCTGCCGCTGCCCGGCAATCGCAGCAATATCGTCTGGTCGGAAACCCATGCCAATGCCCGCGCCATCGCGGCGCTGGATGACGACGGTTTCCTCGACGTGCTGCGCCCGCGTTTCGGGGATTTTATGGGCGCAATCCAGCTTGCCGGGCCGCGCTTTTCCTATCCGCTGTCGCTGAGCCTTGCGGAACGCTATGCCGCGCCGCGTGTCGCGCTGGTGGGCGACGCCTCCCACGGTGTGCATCCGATCGCCGGTCAGGGGCTGAATCTGGGGCTGCGCGACGTGGCCGCGCTGGCCGAGGTTCTGACCGATGCCAGCCGCCGGGGCGAGGATATCGGCGCCATCGACGTGCTGCAACGCTATCAGACATGGCGGCGCTTTGACGCGACTAGTCTTGCGCTGGGGATGGATACGGTGAACCGGCTGTTTGCCAGCGACAACGCGCTGATCTCGGCGGGCCGGGGTCTGGGCATGGGGCTGGTCTCGGCCATCGCGCCGCTGCGCCGCCGCTTCATGCGGCAGGCGGCGGGGCTGTCGCTTGATCCGATGCCCCGATTGCTGAGCGGGCAGCCTCTGTGA
- the glf gene encoding UDP-galactopyranose mutase, producing MKFLLVGAGLSGAVIGRKLAEAGHECRIIDARDHIGGNCHTRRDDETGVMMHVYGPHIFHTDDEDVWAYVNSFAEFLPFQNRVKTTAQGAVYSLPINLLTINQFFGKTMRPDEARDFIAEQADHSITDPQSFEEQALRFVGRDLYEAFFKGYTEKQWGCSPRDLPASILKRLPVRFNYDDNYFFHRFQGMPRDGYTAMIAGILDHPGITVELNTPFDPQMRDGVDHVFWSGPLDGFFDYRLGRLGYRTLDFQRFTYDGDYQGCAVMNYGDREVPYTRITEHKHFSPWESHESSVCYREFSREAGPEDIPYYPIRLVQEKALLEDYILLAEATEGVTFVGRLGTYRYLDMDVTIREAMDTAATFLGCLAEGKSPRAFVKSPR from the coding sequence ATGAAGTTTCTCTTGGTGGGGGCCGGTCTGTCCGGCGCGGTGATCGGACGCAAGCTGGCCGAGGCGGGGCACGAATGCCGCATCATCGACGCGCGCGATCATATCGGCGGCAACTGCCATACCCGCCGCGACGATGAAACCGGCGTGATGATGCATGTCTATGGCCCGCATATCTTCCACACCGATGACGAGGACGTCTGGGCCTATGTCAACAGCTTTGCCGAATTCCTGCCCTTCCAGAACCGGGTCAAGACCACGGCGCAGGGTGCGGTTTATTCGTTGCCGATCAACCTGCTGACCATCAACCAGTTCTTCGGCAAGACCATGCGCCCCGACGAGGCCCGCGATTTCATCGCCGAACAGGCAGATCACAGCATCACCGACCCGCAAAGCTTCGAAGAGCAGGCGCTGCGTTTCGTTGGCCGCGATCTCTACGAGGCGTTCTTCAAGGGCTATACCGAAAAGCAGTGGGGCTGCTCGCCGCGCGATCTGCCAGCCTCGATCCTGAAGCGGCTGCCGGTGCGCTTCAACTATGACGACAATTACTTCTTTCACCGCTTTCAGGGGATGCCGCGCGACGGCTATACCGCGATGATCGCGGGGATTCTGGATCATCCTGGCATCACTGTCGAACTGAACACGCCCTTCGATCCGCAGATGCGCGACGGCGTGGATCACGTTTTCTGGTCGGGTCCGCTGGACGGGTTCTTTGACTACCGCCTGGGGCGGCTGGGCTATCGCACGCTGGATTTTCAGCGTTTCACCTATGACGGCGATTATCAGGGCTGTGCGGTGATGAATTACGGCGACCGCGAGGTGCCCTATACCCGCATCACCGAGCACAAGCATTTCAGCCCCTGGGAAAGCCACGAATCCAGCGTCTGTTACCGCGAATTCAGCCGCGAGGCAGGCCCCGAGGATATCCCCTATTATCCGATCCGTCTGGTGCAGGAAAAGGCGCTTCTGGAGGATTACATCCTGCTGGCCGAGGCGACCGAGGGCGTGACCTTTGTCGGGCGGCTGGGGACCTATCGCTATCTGGACATGGATGTGACCATCCGCGAGGCGATGGATACCGCCGCGACCTTCCTTGGCTGTCTGGCCGAGGGCAAATCGCCCCGCGCCTTCGTCAAATCCCCGCGTTAA
- a CDS encoding glycosyltransferase, with product MIAAVVVTHNRLSQLQVTVARLLAEPVDHIFVYDNASEDGTGDWLAGQAGPRLSFRRSDTNRGGAGGFAHALAEVVQGLDPDWLLVMDDDGRPAPGAIAAFRKMDKTGWDAIGAAVFTPAGEICEMNRPYRNPFWRVREFLHTLVGKGRRGFHLADAAYRPDAPVVEVDMSSFVGLFLSRHALTAVGMPDERLFIYGDDQLYTLNMRRKGLRIGFAPGIRFEHDTEARQGASGVVLRPLWKVYFMYRNALIAYRVAAGPWFWPLVPVLLVKWHRKARDYGPDAAMFRRLLRLAIRDGLAGRLDRSHAELREYAENS from the coding sequence ATGATCGCAGCCGTCGTCGTCACGCATAATCGCCTGAGCCAGTTGCAGGTCACTGTTGCGCGGCTGCTGGCCGAGCCGGTGGATCATATCTTCGTCTATGACAATGCCTCGGAGGACGGGACCGGCGACTGGTTGGCCGGGCAGGCGGGGCCGCGGCTGTCCTTTCGCCGCAGCGACACCAATCGGGGCGGGGCGGGTGGGTTTGCCCATGCGCTGGCCGAGGTGGTGCAGGGGCTCGATCCCGATTGGCTGCTGGTGATGGATGATGACGGTCGCCCCGCGCCCGGTGCCATTGCCGCATTTCGCAAGATGGACAAGACCGGCTGGGACGCCATCGGCGCGGCGGTATTCACGCCCGCAGGCGAGATCTGCGAAATGAACCGCCCCTATCGCAACCCCTTCTGGCGGGTCAGGGAATTCCTGCACACGCTTGTCGGCAAGGGGCGGCGCGGTTTTCATCTGGCCGATGCCGCCTATCGCCCCGATGCGCCGGTGGTCGAGGTCGATATGTCCTCTTTCGTCGGGCTGTTTCTGTCGCGCCACGCGCTGACGGCTGTGGGCATGCCGGACGAGCGGCTGTTCATCTATGGCGACGATCAGCTTTATACGCTGAACATGCGGCGCAAGGGGCTGCGGATCGGCTTTGCCCCCGGCATCCGCTTCGAGCATGACACCGAGGCCCGGCAGGGCGCCAGCGGGGTGGTGCTGCGGCCACTGTGGAAGGTCTATTTCATGTATCGCAACGCGCTGATCGCCTATCGCGTCGCGGCGGGGCCGTGGTTCTGGCCGCTGGTGCCGGTGCTGCTGGTGAAATGGCACCGCAAGGCGCGCGATTACGGCCCGGATGCGGCCATGTTCCGGCGCCTGCTGCGGCTGGCGATCCGCGACGGGCTGGCGGGGCGGCTGGATCGCAGCCATGCCGAGTTGCGCGAATATGCCGAAAACAGCTAG
- a CDS encoding 5'-nucleotidase, lipoprotein e(P4) family: MTDQNNRNPYEHAVAIRYQQRSAEVGALQRQCYALATLRLREAVRANGGGAGLAVVSDIDETILDNTAIMAHVMTEGHDFTDFTHWKRWEREGEPALIPGAADFFALADSLDVTVFYVSDRFDENKFATIATLSRLGLPQVVADQVMLFGPPKAERRAAIANRFRIVLQLGDTLHDFDGAFAGQTLDDQHRLAADHAGRFGEDWIVFPNAAHGTWLEADLRPWQLPPHAEGA; this comes from the coding sequence ATGACCGACCAGAACAACCGCAATCCGTATGAACATGCGGTCGCGATCCGATATCAGCAACGCTCGGCCGAGGTGGGGGCGTTGCAGCGTCAATGCTATGCGCTGGCGACGCTGCGGCTGCGCGAGGCGGTGCGGGCCAATGGCGGCGGGGCTGGGCTGGCGGTGGTGTCGGATATCGACGAAACCATCCTCGACAATACCGCGATCATGGCCCATGTGATGACCGAGGGCCATGATTTCACCGACTTCACCCATTGGAAACGGTGGGAGCGCGAGGGCGAACCCGCCCTGATCCCGGGGGCCGCGGATTTCTTTGCGCTGGCCGACAGTCTGGACGTGACGGTTTTCTATGTCTCGGATCGTTTCGACGAGAACAAGTTTGCCACCATCGCCACGCTGTCGCGGCTGGGGCTGCCGCAGGTGGTGGCCGATCAGGTGATGCTGTTTGGCCCGCCCAAGGCCGAACGCCGCGCCGCCATCGCCAACCGCTTTCGCATCGTGCTGCAATTGGGCGATACGCTGCATGATTTCGACGGGGCTTTCGCTGGCCAGACGCTGGACGATCAGCACCGGCTGGCCGCCGACCATGCCGGCCGCTTTGGCGAGGACTGGATCGTCTTTCCCAACGCCGCCCACGGCACATGGCTGGAGGCCGATCTGCGCCCGTGGCAACTGCCGCCCCATGCCGAAGGGGCCTGA
- a CDS encoding 5'-nucleotidase, lipoprotein e(P4) family has protein sequence MTRHLATCLLAATLAAPAAFAQDAASGDACPVAEFTMGLRFQQQSAEIRALQLQAYNIATERLDAAVAAADDPSKLAIVTDLDETVIDNTALLARDLANCHIYDAWDTWLPWERDGQPVLIPGAKEFLNHADSLGVAIRYVSDRADEQKDHTLATLADLGLPQVSADTVLLLGPPKVERREIVSADHQIILLLGDTLHDFDGRFRKTPLEDQKATVAEEAAKWGTEWIVFPNASYGDWSDAPLTAWDAETVIEEW, from the coding sequence ATGACCCGTCACCTTGCCACCTGCCTTCTGGCCGCCACGCTGGCCGCGCCTGCCGCCTTTGCCCAGGACGCCGCGTCCGGGGATGCCTGCCCGGTGGCCGAGTTCACCATGGGCCTGCGTTTCCAGCAGCAATCGGCTGAGATCCGGGCGCTGCAATTGCAGGCCTATAACATCGCCACCGAAAGACTGGATGCCGCCGTTGCCGCAGCCGACGATCCGTCGAAACTGGCCATCGTTACCGATCTTGATGAAACGGTGATCGACAATACCGCCCTGCTGGCGCGCGATCTGGCCAATTGCCACATCTATGACGCATGGGACACCTGGCTTCCGTGGGAACGCGATGGCCAGCCCGTGCTGATCCCCGGCGCGAAAGAGTTTCTGAACCACGCCGACAGTCTGGGGGTGGCGATCCGCTATGTCTCGGACCGCGCGGACGAGCAGAAGGACCACACGCTGGCGACGCTGGCCGATCTGGGCCTGCCGCAGGTCAGCGCGGACACCGTCCTGCTGCTGGGGCCGCCCAAGGTTGAACGGCGAGAGATCGTCAGCGCGGACCATCAGATCATCCTGTTGCTGGGAGACACGCTGCATGATTTCGATGGCCGTTTCCGCAAGACTCCGCTGGAGGATCAGAAGGCAACCGTCGCCGAAGAGGCCGCGAAATGGGGCACCGAATGGATCGTCTTTCCCAATGCCAGCTATGGCGACTGGTCCGATGCGCCGCTGACCGCATGGGATGCCGAAACCGTCATCGAGGAATGGTGA